Proteins from a genomic interval of Gluconacetobacter diazotrophicus PA1 5:
- a CDS encoding PA0069 family radical SAM protein, translated as MPDPSPIRIGQGQQTRSAARTLDERSTSLAGIRHGRGATLSLPDRHAAQQASPVDDGWGTLAEGEDGAPRTELSFEAARTIITRNTSPDLGFDRSINAYRGCEHGCIYCYARPTHAWLGLSPGLDFETRLTCKPDAARLLEQELRRPSYQPRPIALGTNTDPYQPVERTQAITRAILAVLERFSHPVTIVTKSAGILRDLDILGDMAARRLVHVSLSVTTLDPDLARRMEPRASTPARRLEAIAALARAGIPTSVMAAPMIPALTDHELEAILKEAARAGASGAAYVLLRLPLEVAPLFEDWLARHYPDRAQHVLRRIRAMRGGALYDSTFGRRGRGEGAEADLLRQRFLRARRALGLDRERPLDCSRFAPPPLRQDPQLSLF; from the coding sequence ATGCCAGACCCCTCCCCCATCCGCATCGGCCAGGGACAGCAGACGCGTTCGGCGGCCCGGACGCTGGACGAACGGTCCACCAGCCTGGCCGGCATCCGCCACGGACGCGGCGCCACGCTGTCGCTGCCCGACCGCCACGCCGCGCAGCAGGCGTCCCCCGTCGATGACGGATGGGGCACGCTGGCCGAGGGCGAAGACGGCGCGCCGCGCACCGAACTGTCGTTCGAGGCCGCCCGGACCATCATCACCCGCAACACCAGCCCCGACCTGGGCTTCGACCGGTCGATCAATGCCTATCGCGGGTGCGAGCACGGCTGCATCTATTGCTATGCCCGTCCCACCCATGCCTGGCTGGGCCTGTCGCCCGGGCTGGATTTCGAAACCCGCCTGACCTGCAAGCCCGATGCCGCGCGTCTGCTGGAACAGGAACTGCGCCGCCCGTCCTACCAGCCGCGCCCCATCGCGCTGGGCACCAATACCGACCCGTACCAGCCGGTGGAGCGCACACAGGCCATCACCCGCGCCATCCTGGCGGTGCTGGAGCGGTTTTCCCATCCCGTGACCATCGTCACCAAATCGGCCGGAATCCTGCGCGACCTCGATATCCTGGGCGACATGGCGGCGCGCAGACTGGTGCATGTCAGCCTGTCCGTCACGACCCTGGACCCCGACCTGGCACGGAGGATGGAACCACGGGCCTCGACCCCGGCACGGAGGCTGGAGGCCATTGCCGCGCTGGCCCGGGCCGGAATCCCCACCAGCGTCATGGCCGCGCCGATGATCCCGGCGCTGACCGATCACGAACTGGAGGCGATCCTGAAGGAAGCCGCCCGGGCCGGGGCCAGCGGCGCCGCCTATGTCCTGCTGCGCCTGCCGCTGGAGGTCGCGCCGCTGTTCGAGGACTGGCTTGCCCGCCATTACCCGGACCGGGCGCAGCACGTGCTGCGGCGGATCCGCGCGATGCGTGGCGGGGCGCTGTACGATTCGACCTTCGGCCGGCGCGGCCGTGGCGAGGGCGCGGAGGCCGACCTGCTGCGGCAGCGTTTCCTGCGCGCCCGCCGCGCGCTGGGGCTGGACCGTGAGCGGCCGCTGGATTGTTCCCGCTTCGCGCCGCCGCCCTTGCGCCAGGACCCGCAGCTATCACTGTTTTAG